In the genome of Triticum urartu cultivar G1812 chromosome 5, Tu2.1, whole genome shotgun sequence, one region contains:
- the LOC125510200 gene encoding cytochrome b561, DM13 and DOMON domain-containing protein At5g54830-like: MAPLVLLCLLLLAPSRSSAAECGRNTSLAGHEADLRMSQHQLRGRVAVLDGCSFRVSSLDLLAGSADARWWRTCGCRSTSCGAAWPCWTVAPSASRRWTSWPAPPTRAGGGPADVAAPAAGPRGRAGRLLLPRLVAGPPGRLRRRALVADLRMSQHQLRGRVAVLDGCSFRVSSLDLLAGSADARWWRADGADLAALSRGSPAAPDPLNRTFASESLVFRLLPGLSWPLVPVLAAFDPLTSSLFGFVRLAASNSSSKAAAAAAAAPPTEEPTMFASCAQLSPRLRVRWTLREAANAIDVGLEAAVGSEYYMAFGWADPARNVSMIGADVAVAGFTEEGLPFADDYFVTKYSECLLRGDGGAEGVCPDTFYDRRNGSTAGDASVNNTRLVYGHRRDGVSFVRFSRPLASPDKRYDVAVNATREMTVIWAIGLLRQPDLLRPYYLPLNHGAPAGTAYGFLTLNVSAATNGCPGPLDAEDKEDQGRITAERQTPLVVTTGPALHYPNPPNPEKVLYINKKEAPLLKVERGVPVTFSVEAGHDVPLYITSDAVGGNATARNMSEIIYAGSPTAEGVPATPTELVWLPDRNTPDLVYYQSLYDPKMGWKIQVVDGGLSDMYNNSVLLDDQQVTFFWTLSGDSINIAARGEKKSGYIAIGFGGAMVNSYAYVGWVDSNGKGHVNSYWIDGKDGMSVHETHENLTYKRCRSENGVIIFEFTRPLTPSCSGRVECKNIIDPSTPLKVIWAMGSQWSSGRLSVKNMHSVTSNRPVRILLLSGLAEAVEDLRPVLAVHGFMMFVAWGLLLPGGIVAARYLKHVKGDLWFQAHTYLQYSGLAVMFMGVLFAVAELRGFSFKSTHAKIGAIAFTFTCMQPVNAYLRPHQAENGEILSRNRITWEYLHTYTGRTALVAAVTALFTGLQHLGHRYGSKTIKGLTCGLVVWVVSAVLVVAYLEYMKVKRRRDGVDGLMHKFVLGNTEEDDSVDLLQSDRFDSKMDSGSPGSMEVQLEPLKG, encoded by the coding sequence ATGGCgccgctcgtcctcctctgcctcctcctcctcgcccccTCCCGCTCCTCCGCGGCGGAGTGCGGGCGGAACACGAGCCTGGCGGGCCACGAGGCGGACCTGCGGATGTCGCAGCACCAGCTGCGGGGCCGCGTGGCCGTGCTGGACGGTTGCTCCTTCCGCGTCTCGTCGCTGGACCTCCTGGCCGGCTCCGCCGACGCGCGCTGGTGGCGGACCTGCGGATGTCGCAGCACCAGCTGCGGGGCCGCGTGGCCGTGCTGGACGGTTGCTCCTTCCGCGTCTCGTCGCTGGACCTCCTGGCCGGCTCCGCCGACGCGCGCTGGTGGCGGACCTGCGGATGTCGCAGCACCAGCTGCGGGGCCGCGTGGCCGTGCTGGACGGTTGCTCCTTCCGCGTCTCGTCGCTGGACCTCCTGGCCGGCTCCGCCGACGCGCGCTGGTGGCGGACCTGCGGATGTCGCAGCACCAGCTGCGGGGCCGCGTGGCCGTGCTGGACGGTTGCTCCTTCCGCGTCTCGTCGCTGGACCTCCTGGCCGGCTCCGCCGACGCGCGCTGGTGGCGGGCCGACGGCGCCGACCTCGCCGCGCTCTCCCGCGGCTCCCCCGCCGCGCCCGACCCGCTCAACCGCACCTTCGCCTCCGAGTCTCTCGTCTTCCGCCTCCTCCCGGGCCTCTCCTGGCCGCTCGTTCCCGTCCTCGCCGCCTTCGACCCGCTCACCTCTTCCCTCTTCGGCTTCGTCCGCCTCGCCGCCTCCAACTCCTCCtccaaagccgccgccgccgccgccgccgcgccccccACCGAGGAGCCCACCATGTTCGCCTCCTGCGCGCAGCTCTCGCCGCGGCTGCGCGTGCGCTGGACGCTCCGCGAGGCGGCCAACGCCATCGACGTCGGGCTCGAGGCCGCCGTCGGGTCCGAGTACTACATGGCGTTCGGCTGGGCGGACCCCGCCAGGAAcgtctccatgatcggcgccgaCGTCGCCGTCGCGGGCTTCACCGAGGAGGGCCTCCCGTTCGCCGACGACTACTTCGTCACCAAGTACAGCGAGTGCCTGCTccgcggcgacggcggcgccgAGGGCGTCTGCCCGGACACGTTCTACGACCGCCGCAACGGCAGCACCGCCGGCGACGCGTCCGTCAACAACACCAGGCTCGTCTACGGCCACCGCCGCGACGGCGTCTCCTTCGTGCGCTTCTCGCGCCCGCTGGCGTCGCCCGACAAGAGGTACGACGTGGCGGTCAATGCCACGAGGGAGATGACCGTGATCTGGGCCATCGGGCTGCTCCGGCAGCCGGACTTGCTGAGGCCGTACTACCTGCCGCTCAACCACGGCGCGCCGGCGGGCACCGCGTACGGGTTCCTCACGCTCAACGTGTCCGCGGCGACCAACGGGTGCCCCGGGCCGCTGGACGCCGAGGACAAGGAGGACCAGGGCAGGATCACGGCGGAGCGGCAGACCCCGCTGGTGGTCACCACGGGGCCGGCGCTGCACTACCCCAACCCGCCCAACCCAGAAAAGGTGCTCTACATCAATAAGAAGGAGGCGCCTCTGCTCAAGGTGGAGCGCGGCGTGCCGGTCACCTTCTCCGTCGAGGCCGGGCACGACGTGCCGCTGTACATCACGTCCGACGCCGTCGGCGGTAACGCCACGGCCCGGAACATGTCCGAGATAATCTACGCCGGCAGCCCGACTGCAGAGGGCGTGCCGGCAACGCCTACAGAGCTTGTCTGGCTGCCTGACCGCAACACGCCGGACCTAGTATACTACCAATCCCTCTACGACCCCAAGATGGGTTGGAAAATTCAGGTGGTCGACGGCGGCCTCAGCGACATGTACAACAACAGCGTGCTGCTGGACGATCAGCAGGTGACATTCTTCTGGACTCTGTCCGGCGACTCCATCAACATCGCGGCCCGCGGCGAGAAGAAGAGCGGGTACATTGCCATCGGCTTCGGCGGCGCAATGGTGAACAGCTACGCCTACGTCGGGTGGGTCGACAGCAACGGCAAGGGACATGTCAACTCGTACTGGATCGACGGAAAGGACGGCATGAGCGTGCACGAGACGCACGAGAACCTCACCTACAAGAGGTGCCGGTCGGAGAACGGCGTGATCATATTCGAGTTCACCCGTCCATTGACGCCTTCGTGCAGTGGAAGGGTGGAGTGCAAGAACATCATCGATCCCTCGACACCTCTGAAGGTCATCTGGGCCATGGGCTCCCAGTGGTCATCTGGCCGACTGAGTGTGAAGAACATGCACTCTGTCACTAGCAACCGTCCGGTCCGAATCCTTCTTCTCAGCGGCTTGGCGGAGGCGGTGGAGGATCTGCGGCCGGTGCTCGCCGTTCATGGGTTCATGATGTTTGTGGCATGGGGGCTGCTGCTTCCAGGAGGAATCGTCGCAGCACGGTACCTGAAGCATGTGAAAGGGGATCTCTGGTTCCAGGCTCACACATATCTTCAGTACTCAGGCCTGGCTGTCATGTTCATGGGGGTTCTCTTTGCTGTGGCCGAGCTCCGGGGTTTCTCTTTCAAATCCACACATGCTAAAATCGGCGCGATAGCATTTACATTCACTTGTATGCAGCCGGTAAATGCTTATCTCCGACCACACCAAGCGGAGAATGGAGAAATTTTATCAAGAAACAGGATCACCTGGGAATATCTGCATACCTACACCGGGAGGACCGCTCTGGTAGCCGCTGTCACGGCACTCTTCACTGGGTTGCAGCATCTTGGGCACAGGTACGGCAGCAAGACGATCAAGGGACTTACATGTGGATTGGTTGTATGGGTTGTGAGTGCTGTATTGGTGGTGGCTTACCTCGAGTACATGAAGGTTAAGCGAAGAAGAGATGGCGTCGATGGCCTTATGCACAAATTTGTGCTCGGCAACACTGAGGAAGACGATTCAGTTGATCTTCTGCAGTCCGATAGGTTCGACAGTAAAATGGACTCAGGTTCGCCTGGATCGATGGAAGTGCAGCTTGAGCCACTCAAAGGATGA